The Nitrospira lenta DNA window ACCCTTCAATTCGGCATGTGATCGATGTTGTTTGGCTATTGCGTCATGATTCAGAGGCGGGAGTCATGGAGGCTGAAGACGATACTCTTCTCGCAGAGGCACTTGAGAGAGTACTCAATGAGTACAGGACAAAAGACCGATAAGTCTACTTGACCGGCTTCATCTAGAGAGAGCCGCGTTATGTGTGTAGAGCAGTGTTTGGTTCGGTGCGTCGTGGAAGTCGAGCAAAACGGATGAGGCGACTAGTGAGAATTGCACTAAGCACAGGGAATCCCAGGGCTAAAATATATGAGTAGGCTTGAAAGGCAGGACCTAGGATGAGCTGGTACAGGGAAGCACCAATGCCTCTGATCAAAGACAAAGTCCGTCCCATACTCAACGTAAGCTGTGCTGCGATTATGCTCAGTCTGCTCGTAGGATTTGTCCCATCTCTCTGGGCCCAGTCGGCGGGTGATGGGAAAGATGATCCGTTCTATGGCCAGAAGGGGCAGTATGGCGCGACGGATGTCAGCCAGCTCTTGGCTGATTCAACCCAGGCGATCTTTCAACAGGTGCAAGAAAGTGTGGCGCCGTTCACGGGGAATTTGAGTCTGGTGCACACCGATCTGGTGTTGCCCGGAAACGGCGGGTTCGATCTGAAAGTGCAGCATGCCTACAACAGCCGCATTGGGGGGCGGCGGAACACGTCAGCTCCAGGCGTGGTGGCGTACAACGAGCGCAGCATAGCGGGCCTTGGATGGTCGTTCCACTTTGGGCGCGTCCGGAATCCGTTCGGAAGTGGTGAAATGATTGTGCTTATCTGATACGGGTTTCACTGCGCGCCGGAATTATGATCGGGATGGGTTTGCCAAGTGCTTCAGAACCTTCTCCGCGGCAACGGCTCCATCGCGGATACAGTCGGGGATCCCCACGCCGCGATACCCGGCGCCGGTCAGCACGAGTCCCCCGTAACGGCTCAACGCGGCATCCAGCTGCGTCAGACGATCGAGATGCCCCAGCGTGTATTGCGGCATCGCCTTCCACCAGCGATTCACTTCGACATAGGTTGGCTCAGTTGTGATGCCACACAGCGCGGCTAAATCTGCGCGGATCTTGGCGACCATCTGATCGTCGCTCAGCTGAAGGATCTCTTCCCGCCCCACCCCGCCGACGTAGCAACGACTCAATACCTGATCCGCCGGCGCCCGATGAGGCCATTTCAGCGATGTCCAGGTCGCCGCAATCAGATCCCTGGCCTCCGCGCGCGGGACGATAAAGCCAAATCCCTCAACAGCCCCTGCAACGGCGTGAGCTGGAAAGGCCATCGCGACGGTCGCCGTTGACGCATAGGGAATCATCTCCAACAACCCGCCGGCAATCGGCGTTAGTGGACGAAGCAACTCGGCGGACACATAGGCGGGCGTCGCCAAGACTAACGCCTCTGCCGAAAGCGCCGACCCATCATTGAGAATGAGATCGTACATCCAGCGACCCAACTGATGAGACCGCACGCGCAACGCCTCGACCTGGCAGCCCGTGCGCAACTCCACTCCTTGCTGTGCGAGGCGCGCCGTCAAGGCCGTCACCAGATCACCCAGCCCGTTGCGCAAACTGACGAACATAGTGAGCCTGGTTCCTCCGGCCGGAGCCGGCGGTTGCTTCTTCTTGGCAGCCATCATGCCGCGAATGATACTGCCGTATTCCTGCTCGAGTTCGACGAATCGCGGGAACGTGGCTTTCACACTCATCTGGTCCGCATCGCCGGCATAGATCCCGGCCATGAGCGGCTCCAGCACTCGCTCAAAGGCTTGCGATCCGAACCGTCGCCGGAAAAACGAGGCCAGCGATTCGTCTCCTTGTGAGGGGCCGCGCGGCACTACTACGTCCAATCCCATGCGCGCCAATCCGGTCCAACTCAGCAGGCCGCTCCTGAGAAATGGCCCCAGCTGCTTCGGGACAAAGGTAATGAGCCCTTCGGGTAACTCATGCAGCCGCCCACGCGAGAGGACAAACGCTCGCTTCGCGCTTTCGTTGGTATTGATGAGTTGATCGGTCAGACCCAGCTTTCGGCACAACTCCAGCCCGGCCTGTTTTTGCGAAAGGAATGAATCCGGCCCGGCTTCGGTCGTCAAGTCACCGATTCGATGCGTGACAATCTTCCCGCCCCAGGATGGCCCGGCCTCCAGCACAATACAGCGAACGGCATACCCGGCCGCTGCCGCCTGCTCTTGGAGAGAAAACGCCGTGGCCAGCCCAGAGATGCCACCGCCGACAATGACGACTGTGCGAGGAGTGGGCACGGATTACCGTACCCGCGACGATTGGTGGGCATCGATCACCGACACTAAGGTCTCAATCAGTGCCGGAGCGGCATTGAGCATAGGCATCCGTTCCAACTGCATTCCCATGTTCACCGCCGACTGCTTCAATTCAATATCGATATCGAACAACGTTTCCACATGATCGCAAATGAAACCGATCGGCGCCACGAGCACCTGTCGATGGCCTTCGCGATGCAGGGTCTCCAGTGCAGACTCGACTGTCGGGCCCAACCAGGGCTCACTGGATCGGCCCTGACTCTGGTAGGCAAACCGCGTCGGCTGATTCCCTAAGCAGGCCGTGATGGCATCGACCGTGCCTTTGACCTCATCGGGATACGGGTCTTTCATCGCAACAATGCGTTCCGGCAGGCTGTGCGCGGTGAATAAAACCGGAACGTGGTCACGGAGGTCGGCGGGAAACTTCAGCAATCCCTGTCTGACATTCTCAACGATCGCTGCGATCAGTTGCGGGTGCTGGCTCCAGCTTCCCACATAGCTGACCGCACAAGTGCTCTGAAGAGCGGACCGCGCGTCCTCCACCTTTTTACGGTACGCTCCGGTGCTCAGCGACGACTGCTGAGGCGCCATGCACAGCCCGATCACCTGGCCCGGCGCGTCGACGAGTAACTCGGCATAGGTGTCCTTGATGAAGGGATGCCAATGCCGCAACCCGACGTACACTCGATAGCGCGGACCACCCGACTCGTTCAATCGCCGTTCAAGCTTCTTCGCGACTTCTTGCGTAATGCCGACCGCGGGCGACTTCCCGCCCGTGGCACGATAGCGTTCACGAATTTCTTCGACGAGTTCAGGAGGAGTGGGACGCCCGCCGCGGACATCCAGGAGAAAGGGCTCGACGTTGTCGAGGGAATCCGGCCCCCCCATCGCCATGAGCAGAACAGCGACCGGACCTTGTGCATCCGCCATGAGATGACTCTGGATTAGCGTTGGCTGAGTTTGTGGATCATGTCGATTGTCGCCGCCACATGATCGACCGGAGTGGTCGGAAGAATGCCATGACCGAGATTGAAAATGTGGCCCGGCCGATTGCCGGCCCGCCGTAAAATATCTTCGACGCGCCGCTCAATTTCATGGAGCGGCGCAAACAGAACCAGTGGATCGAGATTCCCCTGCACCGCGCGATCGTGTCCGACCATGGACCAGGCTTCATCAAGATGGATGCGCCAATCGATGCCGATCACATCGCCGCCGGCCTCGCGCATCTGCCGAAGAATCGCGGTCGTGCCGGTGCCGAAGTGGATGAGGGGAACGCCCTCGTGCTTGAGCCCGTCGAAAATCAATTGGACATGAGGCTTCACATACTCGGCATAATCCCCCGCCGACAGACAGCCGACCCAGCTGTCGAACAGCTGCACCGCCTGCGCCCCGGCTTGGATCTGCCGTCGCAAATACCCGGTGATGACCCGGGCAAACTTATCCATGAGCTTGTGCCAGCTCGCGGGATCGCTGTACATCATCTGCTTGGTGTGGAGATAGTTCCGCGACCCGCCGCCTTCAATCGCATAACTCGCAAGCGTAAACGGCGCGCCGGCAAATCCGATGAGCGGCACGCGCCCGTTCAATGCGCGACGCGCCTGCCTGATGGCTTCAGCAACGTATTCAAGCTCACTGCCATCCACCACTTTCAATCGTTCTACCGCAGCACGGTCCCGGACCGGATTGTGAATCACCGGACCTTCACCCTCGGCAAACTCCAGGTTCAACCCCATCGGCTCCAACGGCAGGAGAATGTCCGCGAAAATGATGGCGGCATCGAGGGGGAACCGGTCGATCGGCTGCATGGTGACTTGCGCCGCCAGTTCAGGCGTCTTGCACAAATCGAGCATGGAATGCTTGGCCCGCAGTGCGCGATATTCAGACATATATCGACCAGCCTGGCGCATAAACCAGACCGGCGTACAATCAACCGGCTCACGCCGGCACGCTTTGAGGAAACGATCATTCATAAGCAGCGCATTTTAGAGACGCGGGGGTCAGAGTGTCAAATCAACAAACCGCGAAAGATCGCCAGAAAAAATAGCAGACGCCTTTCGTCGCGCACCTACCCTACACGGCAGAGAGAGGACCTGGTTGTTTCATTTTTCAACAGTCCATGTATAATGGATCATCTAGTATCAAGCTGGCCCCTGTACGCGTGAACAAGACATCCAGCATCGGCGGCCTGCCTTTTCAGATTTCCCCAAGTGCCCTGATCCTGTTGCGCATAACTGGGGATTCGCCGCATGCATCCTGTTCGCCATGCCGCCGTATCCCTGACCTGGAGGTAGTGAATGTCCGACGTGAGCACCTTACAACCGACTCGAGGCCAAGATCTGCGGCTGACCGTCCTTCGCTGGTTCGATTCTTGGGCGGGGCTGGAGCACATGAAATCGGATGGCGTGCCGAAGATGGACTGGGTCCGCTGTTTTCCCTTGATCGCCGTTCACTTGATGTGTCTCGGCGTGATCTGGGTCGGATGGAGCTGGACAGCCGTGGCGGTTGCCGTGGCCTTTTACTTTCTCCGCATGTTCGCCATCACCGGCTGGTATCACCGCTATTTTTCGCACCGGACGTTCAAGACCTCTCGTGCCGTGCAGTTTGCCTTTGCCCTGCTGGGAGGATCCTGCGCCCAACGCGGCCCGCTCTGGTGGGCCGGCCATCACCGGCATCACCATATCGCCTCGGATACGCCCGACGATGTTCACTCTCCGCGCCAGGGAGGGTTTCTCTGGTCGCATATGGGATGGTTTACGTCACAGACGCACTTCGCGCCACGCCTGAAAAATATTCAGGACTTCGCGAAATTTCCCGAACTTCGCTTTCTCGACCGGTTTGACATCCTCATGCCGACCGTCGCGGGATTCGGCATGTTTGGACTTGGGAAATTGCTCGAAACCTATGCGCCGGGACTCGGCACGAATGGCCCGCAGATGCTGATCTGGGGATTCTTCATTTCGACCGTCGCGCTCATCCACGGTACTTGCACGATTAATTCGCTGTCTCACGTCTATGGTTCACAGCGCTACGTGACGGGCGACGATAGCCGCAATAACTTCATCCTCGCGCTCATTACAATGGGCGAAGGGTGGCACAATAACCACCACTACTATCCCGCCTCAACCAGGCAGGGGTTCTATTGGTGGGAAGTCGACATGACCTACTACTGCCTGAAGATGATGGAGAAGGTCGGGCTGGTGTGGGACATTCGCGATGTGCCGAGTTACGTGCGGGAGGGGAAGAGCAAACAGGACACGCTCACCGCCTGACACGAACAGACTTCGCCGTCGCTAGACCCAGTCGGACTCTTCTTGGCGTGGCTTGACGACGGCCTGCCCCGCCAGCGCGGCTCGAATCCGCTGGCTCTGAGAGTCCAATGCCGCGACGGCATCCCCCGTTACAATCCACGCATCTTCCGGCTCCAGTTCAAAGCGGTAGTGATTCTTCCGCAACGAGAACCACTCGATATACGGATGCGGAACCAGGTTAGGATGGGGATCGAAGGACATGAGATTCACATCGCCGATCTGCGGACTCTCCATATCGCCGATCACCTGCCCGGCCACATCATCGTCTTCAAAGCGCCGGTTGCGGAACTGAATCAGCTGCCCGGCGATCTCCCCCTTAAAGTTTCCGCGCAAATAGACGTCGACCGTCCCGATCACGGCAAAGGTAATGCGGCCGACCACGGTCCCCTCGACTCGATTGTCCAAAAAGCCTTCCTGTACCCACCGGCCGTTCCCGAATTTCTGCGCCATGCTAAAAACCTTTCATCATGCAGCCGGTGAAATCTGAAGCGGGCGATCAGCCTCCGGCACACTCGCCCCCAACGAACCAATAATCACCGCGATCAAAATCAATCCGCTCCCGACCCACCCCAACCAGTCGAGCGACTCCCCGAGAAAATACCACGCCAGCCAGGCCGCATAGGCTGGCTCAAGCGAAAAAATAAGCGCCACCTGTTGCGCGGCGAGCAACTGCTGCGCCCACATCTGTACGGCAAAGGCCAGGGTCGCCAAGACTCCGGTGACCGCGAGGCCGATCAATAAGACCGTCGTCGGCTCGAACGCGCTCACCGTCGGATGTTCCCAGACCATGGCCACGAACAGGAGTCCGGACATAGCCACCAATTGCCAGAGAAACAGCGAGGTCGCATCCAGCTCACGCGTATACCGCTCCAGGCAGGCCATATGGGCCGCAAATGCCAGCGCACACCCGAGGGTGAGCAGGTCTCCGACGTTGACACTTGTTGTCGGCTTGACCAAGCACCACAAGCCAACCGTGGCGATCCCTGCCGCAACCCATGATCGCGAGCCGAAGCGCCGCAAGATGAGCGGAACGAACACGACGTAGAGCGTAGTGATAAAAGCGGAATTAGATGCCGTGGTGTAACCCAGCCCCACGGTTTGCAGGACATATCCAAGAAAGAGCCATCCGGTGGCGATCGCGCTGGCACGGAGCACGGCTCGGTCTACCGAGACCGGTCGAGCCATCAGGACCAAACAGAGTCCCACAAGAACTGCCCCGAGCAGAAATCTCAAGAACAGAAATGACAAGGGAGGAATCTGGTCGAGCGCCGCCTTCGTCGCAGGAAAGGTCGCTCCCCAAATGAGGGTTGTCAGGAGTAGCGCAAATCGCGGCATGGAGAATCAGGTGCTTTTCGTGAGGAAACGGAGCGAGAGCCGGAACAGATTCGTTACGGACGACACAGCGCACAGCGTCGCTGCACGTTGGTGCCGGCCTGCTCCATGGCTCGAAGGGCCCGCTCTTTATCAGGGTAATCGAACCAACCGCCTTCCCAAAAGTCGCTGGAGAAGACGTTCGCGGGAACTTCCGAGCACCGTTCTTTATGGAGTGTCACGCGATCGATGGAGCGGGCAATATGGACCCAATAAATCATGACGGCCAATCTACACTGGAAAGGGAGTGCCGAACGGAATCACCGAAGCCATTCTTCGATGATCCCGCCCGACAATCGAATTACGGAACGAGAATCCACTCGTCTTTTTCGATGACGACCTTGACGCCGGTCTCTAACTTCTTCACATCGTCTTTGTCGAAGAGACGCATATACCGTTCAATGCGATCCTCTTCATCGATGCGCTCTTCCTGCATCATCCCGTTGTTCCCTTTGTACTTTCTAATCAACACCGACATCGACAGCCTCCTGTGATTCACGCTGGCAGTTCATCTACTTGGTTGTGTACAATAAGGCAAAGTTCGTCGGCCGGTCAAGGGCACCGGCGGGGTATTTGCCGAGATTCCGCCGTATGCGCGATTCAGTGACGGAGCGGATCTGCCAAGAGTCAGAGAAAGGGAACTCGATCATGCCTGTGTATGAGTATCGGTGTGGGCAATGCTCAAAAGCCTTCGAGGCCACGCAGTCCGTGCATGCGCGCCCAGAAGATACCGAATGTCCGTTCTGCCAGGCACAGGACGCCACGCGGCTCCTGTCCTCCTTTGCCTCAACTGTCAAAGGTGACCACAAGCCGGGCTTCGCAGAAATGAAGGCCGGATCGATGCTCAACGAGCGGATGGACCGATTCGCCAAACTCCCCCCCCTGAACGCCAAGCGCAATGTCCCCCAGCCAAATGCCGCATCGCCCTCCGATCCTGGATCAGGCCCAGGAGCAGACTCCTAGCACATGACCACAGGGTGGCACTCATATCGGCTCAGTCACGTCACGACCACAAGGGAGCTGGCATGATCGTCAGATTGCTGTTTGCCTGCTGGGTAAGCGTCATGGGGTTCGTGGCCCTCTCCTCCCCCTCTCATGCAGACGTGGCAGGAAGCCTGGTGATCGCCGGCAACGGGCCGGAGAACAACACCATTGAAACACTGGCCAGGGCCTTTGAGAAAGCGAATCCTCGCGCCTACATTGACATCCTGTGGGAAGACAATTCCAAGCCGGTCGACATGGTAAAGTCCGGGCAGGCCCATATCGCGATCACAGGATCAGAAGATCCAGACCTAACCAGCAAACAAATCGGATGGGACGGGATCGGCATTCTCGTCCACCTCTCCAATTTCACGAAAGAAATTACCAAACAGCAGGTCGCTGAGCTCTTTTCCGGGAAATTCACCACTTGGGCAGACGTTGGCGGGCCAGACACACGAATCCTCCTGATCGACCGCCCACGCAACCAGAATATCCGCGACGCGTTCGAGTCGCAGTTGGGCATTGTCGGAAAGATCTCGGATACCGCCAAGGTCATCGGGCACGATGACAAAGCCGTGAAAACAGTGGTCGGCACACTCCCACCGCTCTCCGCCGTCACCTATATTTCACTCAGTACCGGCCTCTCAGTCGTCTCGACCGGAGTGGCCGTGCGCCTACTCGCGGTCGATAAGATCGAGCCGGAAGCGCCGACCGTCAAAGACGGCCGCTATCCGCTTCGCCGGCCGGTCTTGCTGCTCTCCAAGAAAGAGGCGAATCCTCTCGTCGATGCATTCGCACAATTCGCACTGTCGGCTCCCGGTCAAGCCATTATTGCTGAAACGTACGTGCCAATGCCGAGTCACTAATAGGCTGCGGAAAATCCGGTTGATGTCACCGATGCGCCAAGATCTTTCAAGATGCGGCCAAGTCCAGAACCACCGCAGGATGCTCAAAAAGGCTGTCCAGCAAGGCCGCAGCGAAGCACAGAAGCGAGGCGTACGCGCCGGTACGTTGAGTCTCTGCGCGATGCGAGAACGCCGCTGGCGGACTCTTTCAGCATTCTGCTAGATCTTCATCAAGGAG harbors:
- a CDS encoding DUF6531 domain-containing protein; amino-acid sequence: MPLIKDKVRPILNVSCAAIMLSLLVGFVPSLWAQSAGDGKDDPFYGQKGQYGATDVSQLLADSTQAIFQQVQESVAPFTGNLSLVHTDLVLPGNGGFDLKVQHAYNSRIGGRRNTSAPGVVAYNERSIAGLGWSFHFGRVRNPFGSGEMIVLI
- the hemG gene encoding protoporphyrinogen oxidase, whose protein sequence is MPTPRTVVIVGGGISGLATAFSLQEQAAAAGYAVRCIVLEAGPSWGGKIVTHRIGDLTTEAGPDSFLSQKQAGLELCRKLGLTDQLINTNESAKRAFVLSRGRLHELPEGLITFVPKQLGPFLRSGLLSWTGLARMGLDVVVPRGPSQGDESLASFFRRRFGSQAFERVLEPLMAGIYAGDADQMSVKATFPRFVELEQEYGSIIRGMMAAKKKQPPAPAGGTRLTMFVSLRNGLGDLVTALTARLAQQGVELRTGCQVEALRVRSHQLGRWMYDLILNDGSALSAEALVLATPAYVSAELLRPLTPIAGGLLEMIPYASTATVAMAFPAHAVAGAVEGFGFIVPRAEARDLIAATWTSLKWPHRAPADQVLSRCYVGGVGREEILQLSDDQMVAKIRADLAALCGITTEPTYVEVNRWWKAMPQYTLGHLDRLTQLDAALSRYGGLVLTGAGYRGVGIPDCIRDGAVAAEKVLKHLANPSRS
- the hemH gene encoding ferrochelatase, with amino-acid sequence MADAQGPVAVLLMAMGGPDSLDNVEPFLLDVRGGRPTPPELVEEIRERYRATGGKSPAVGITQEVAKKLERRLNESGGPRYRVYVGLRHWHPFIKDTYAELLVDAPGQVIGLCMAPQQSSLSTGAYRKKVEDARSALQSTCAVSYVGSWSQHPQLIAAIVENVRQGLLKFPADLRDHVPVLFTAHSLPERIVAMKDPYPDEVKGTVDAITACLGNQPTRFAYQSQGRSSEPWLGPTVESALETLHREGHRQVLVAPIGFICDHVETLFDIDIELKQSAVNMGMQLERMPMLNAAPALIETLVSVIDAHQSSRVR
- the hemE gene encoding uroporphyrinogen decarboxylase; protein product: MNDRFLKACRREPVDCTPVWFMRQAGRYMSEYRALRAKHSMLDLCKTPELAAQVTMQPIDRFPLDAAIIFADILLPLEPMGLNLEFAEGEGPVIHNPVRDRAAVERLKVVDGSELEYVAEAIRQARRALNGRVPLIGFAGAPFTLASYAIEGGGSRNYLHTKQMMYSDPASWHKLMDKFARVITGYLRRQIQAGAQAVQLFDSWVGCLSAGDYAEYVKPHVQLIFDGLKHEGVPLIHFGTGTTAILRQMREAGGDVIGIDWRIHLDEAWSMVGHDRAVQGNLDPLVLFAPLHEIERRVEDILRRAGNRPGHIFNLGHGILPTTPVDHVAATIDMIHKLSQR
- a CDS encoding acyl-CoA desaturase, which produces MSDVSTLQPTRGQDLRLTVLRWFDSWAGLEHMKSDGVPKMDWVRCFPLIAVHLMCLGVIWVGWSWTAVAVAVAFYFLRMFAITGWYHRYFSHRTFKTSRAVQFAFALLGGSCAQRGPLWWAGHHRHHHIASDTPDDVHSPRQGGFLWSHMGWFTSQTHFAPRLKNIQDFAKFPELRFLDRFDILMPTVAGFGMFGLGKLLETYAPGLGTNGPQMLIWGFFISTVALIHGTCTINSLSHVYGSQRYVTGDDSRNNFILALITMGEGWHNNHHYYPASTRQGFYWWEVDMTYYCLKMMEKVGLVWDIRDVPSYVREGKSKQDTLTA
- a CDS encoding DMT family transporter, with product MPRFALLLTTLIWGATFPATKAALDQIPPLSFLFLRFLLGAVLVGLCLVLMARPVSVDRAVLRASAIATGWLFLGYVLQTVGLGYTTASNSAFITTLYVVFVPLILRRFGSRSWVAAGIATVGLWCLVKPTTSVNVGDLLTLGCALAFAAHMACLERYTRELDATSLFLWQLVAMSGLLFVAMVWEHPTVSAFEPTTVLLIGLAVTGVLATLAFAVQMWAQQLLAAQQVALIFSLEPAYAAWLAWYFLGESLDWLGWVGSGLILIAVIIGSLGASVPEADRPLQISPAA
- a CDS encoding FmdB family zinc ribbon protein, yielding MPVYEYRCGQCSKAFEATQSVHARPEDTECPFCQAQDATRLLSSFASTVKGDHKPGFAEMKAGSMLNERMDRFAKLPPLNAKRNVPQPNAASPSDPGSGPGADS
- a CDS encoding substrate-binding domain-containing protein, which gives rise to MIVRLLFACWVSVMGFVALSSPSHADVAGSLVIAGNGPENNTIETLARAFEKANPRAYIDILWEDNSKPVDMVKSGQAHIAITGSEDPDLTSKQIGWDGIGILVHLSNFTKEITKQQVAELFSGKFTTWADVGGPDTRILLIDRPRNQNIRDAFESQLGIVGKISDTAKVIGHDDKAVKTVVGTLPPLSAVTYISLSTGLSVVSTGVAVRLLAVDKIEPEAPTVKDGRYPLRRPVLLLSKKEANPLVDAFAQFALSAPGQAIIAETYVPMPSH